TGCCACTGAAAGCATCGCTGTGTACCTATAAAACAgtaaatttaaatgtaaaataaCCTTTTTAGTGCCTTATTCAGCTGTACATCCAAAAGATTCAGTTGTCTTGTTCGAAAGTCAGAGCTGTGGTTGGATGCCTAGAAGAATTGTAAGAGGGAGAGCAACATTTACCATAGAAATTGGCTTTACAGATTTTATTTCTGGAATTTCATTCCTATTGTGAATCTTCATGAGCTCGGAACTGTCCAGGGGAATCTCAGCGTAAGAGTTGTAGCTGTGAGTATAGCGACCCTTTGGGCATTCGGTGGAAACGTTGCAAAGATCTTTGAATTCTATATATTCATAATGCGTAAATCACAAACTACCTGCGATGTTTTGCGTAATTTCGTCGCTGGCTTCATTTTGACAGCGACAACACCTCGTTTGCCCAGTTTTGCTGCGCATAAGCGGTACGTCTCTGCACTATTTAAACGTTAGTAGGTGGAATCTTCATTTAATGAATAAAATTGTCCAAATTTACCTGTCTACAAGTTTCCGATAGCATAGTCCACCCCTTTAACAACAGCGTCGCCATAGTCTGCGTCGTGTCGTCATTTTCTGTGCGCGAAGAAAAGTCAACATCCATagtttccattttcaaatgCTATTCTTCTCTGTCTCTAGTCCCCATGGCATGATTTGGGTACACACTGGAATCTGCCAGTTGGCGTTTTCACTCGTATCTATTTTGCAATTTCTGCAAACTTGTGACTAGGTGTGCTCCGAAATCTGTGCTATAATACAGTGACTATCGCACAAGCTAataatttgcaaaatgGTTGGAAACAAAACAGAATTGACCCAAATGGTCAAAGAGAACGTCATGAACCTTCTGTTAGAAAAGGAACATGAACTTGATGAGATGATTCATGATTACTCTGTGATGGAGAATAAATTGGCAAAAGAGAGGGATGAAGAAACGTTAGAAGACCTAAGAGCCGCTAGATTGCGACAGTTACAGGAGCTTCATAGCAAAAGACAGGAGTATCTTAGAAAAGGACACGGTAACCTCACCGAAATTCACTCGGATAAAGGTTTTTTTGAGGCTTGCAGGGGAACAGATTCGGTTGTAAGTAACATTTATACTCTGTTTTATCCATACACACCAAATTTAATCGTGTTATACATAAACATCTAGGTGGTTCACTTTTATAGACCTACAACTGCACGCTGCGGGTATCTGGACAGTCACTTGATCAAGGTTGCAGAATCGCATTTCGACACGAAATTCATAAAGGTAAACGTCGAAAAAACTCCCTTCATTTGtgaaagatttaaaatttggtGTCTACCTACGGTAAGtaaaaccttttgtttACACTTTACCATAGCTTATGAttattaaaaatggaaagacAGACCATTCAATCATAGGATTTGACGAATTTGGAGGTTTACTAACCTTTTAATATCTTACTTGTACAGGTGATGGATTTTCTACCGAAACTCTCATAAAGGTTTTGGAAAAACATGGAATAAAATCTCCAAAGTGAAAGGTCCATAAAATTATCATTTCCAGTGAATGCGCAAAAATGTCATGAATCCAATAATTTACGTTTTGGGATAGACTCTTGTAGAGCCAATTTCCAGTCGTTatttttgtaaaaatgtagtaaaatATTAATACAAGCCGTTACCGATAATACATGTGAGCTGTTTAATTTAATGTGCTCTTTAATGGGAAGACGTTTGCAAGAATAACCGAGATGCTTTGCCTTGTTGTAAGTTATTCCATTTAGCCTGTTTCTATCCACAATGCCACCAATCACATACACATTGTTGGAATCAACACTCTCTAACACATCCGTTGCATCCGCAGACAAATAGGTTAGTTCACGTCCGCAAATTGattcttttccttcttcacaGGGCCCTTCTTTATCCAAAAGGGATTCTATGGATTCGTATGTCAGCTGGCATAGCCAATTTTCGGTTCCAGAGATTCTGCCTAAGGCATCATCCAGGTGTCCACCCTCTTCTATACCGCAAATTATCAGGTTGAATGGTTTATCAGCTCTCTTATTGGCTCCATAAGACTGCATTATCTGATTTGCGAGGCTTTTTGCCTCCTTTTCCGACGCATACTGCTCAAATTCGCAGTCTATGACGATAGTAGCATTACCTTTGCAGAGGTTAATGAAAAGATCCTTTTTGTCTAATCTATTTGTGTGTTTACCTTCTCCATTTGCATCTTCCATTATATATTTACTGCACTATCACCCATCTAGGGTCGTGCTCTCCCAGAACAAAAGATTTTGAAACTATGGATACCGAAAAAAGGTGCTCCGGTTGTGATAATGTTACAACTAGCACATTATCTTGTCCAGTTTGTAAGGGGAAAGGGCAAATTAGCATATTCTGTAGTCAGGAGTGTTTCAACACTTCATGGAAGCAACATAGCAAGAATCACAGCGTAAGTAGCCTCAGTCCATCAACATTTCTCTTTGTGTTTTCTGTtttttgtgtatatatGCATAAAATCATAACTATGCTCTAGTCCGATGGAGATGCAAAATTGAagggagattcttcagACGATCCGCACCTAAAGTGAGTTATAATTCAGTTAAAATCTTGTTTTAGGAGGTTTAGAGGCTATCGATTCACGGGAGATCTGAGACCGTGGCCTATAACTCCCATTAAACGAGTTCCAAAACATATAAGTAAACCTGATTATGCCATCAACGGCATCCCGTACTCTGAAAACGATGTAAAAAGTTCAAACCATATAAAGGAGTATGATCAGAAAACTATTAAAAAGATTAGACGTGCCTGTACTTTGGGAAGAAAGGCTTTGGACCTTGCAAACTCTATGATAAAACCCGGAGTAACAGCTGACGAAATTGACAACGCTGTTCACGAATTTATTGTATCTCATAGTGGTTATCCATCACCCCTAAATTACTATGGTTTTCCAAAGTCTTGTTGCACGTTTGTTGTATCTTTATCAAATAACTATTTTGCAGTTCTGTAAACGAAGTTGTATGCCATGGAATCCCAGATTTACGGTACCTAatactcttccttatcaTTGGTTTATAGGCCTCTTAAGGAGGGAGATATAGTAAATGTAGACATTTCCGTATATCTTAATGGAGCCCACGGGGATTTAAATGAGACCTTCTTTGTTGGAGAAGTGGACGAAGATTCAGTGAGATTGACAAAGGGCACATATACATCCCTAATGAAGGCTATAGAACGTTGTAAACCCGGGATGTACTATCGCGAAATTGGCAATATAATAAATGATGTAGCCGATAAATTCAAGTTTGTTTCGCATAGACAAAAGACAAGTTTTCAGTCTATCTGTTGTTAGGTCGTACTGTGGTCATGGCATTGGGACGGAATTCCATTCCTTGCCAAATGTTCCTCACTATCGCAAGAATAAAGCTGTATGTTTTATTTTCCCCTAATGTCACACTTTAGATTGGAATATTAAAACCTAATCAGGTTTTCACCATAGAACCAATGTTAAACCTCGGTTAGTCGAGAAATATTTAATTATAGCTGTGTTTAGGAGGTTATAAAGATACAAAGTGGCCAGATGATTGGACGGTAGTAACCGTTGATGGCAAAAGATCAGCGCAGTTTGAACACACATTACTTGTTACACAAACAGGTACATTATCATTAACATTTATTGCAGTGTTTAGGAGTTGAAATATTGACGAAACGCTTAGAATCTTCTCCTCCACTTGGATTCGATATCGATTTGTAAACCAGCGTTATGTGTATAATATAGACCACTTGTTCTACCCTTGTAATGTTGATCTCAAATAATTTTACTTGTGTAATTTATTTTCAGTGGAAGATTTTCTATTTGCAACATTAGGCGCCCATGAGAATAACAGGCGCCGTTTATCTTCCCTATATCGCCTCATTCTATAAAATGCAACAAAATGGGCTACCTCGAGCTCATAATCCATACGAGAACTCATCTGAGCTCTTGGAACATAAAACTAATCTCTTCAATAGTATTATTAGACAGAATTGGCTATATGGAGTAGATTATGCAGATATTAGAGGATTGTGCAAAGACTCTGTAACAATATACCAAGTTATagattttagagatataaGTAAGCCAAGTCACAGATCGGAAGATGATTCCGATGACGAGGATCAAGGAGATGACAACACAAAGACAACGTACGCACCAAAATATCACAAGGCTAATCGTATGCTTAAAATTACACTTTTTGATGGTGTATCTTACCATACAGCGTTCGAATACGAACCTATAGCCGCCCTGGACGTTTTTAACGTCACCGGAAACAACCATAATTCTGTACGTTGTTGCGGGAAAATTGCCCTTTACAATTCTCCAGTATTCCGAAGAAACGCCTATTGGttgaataaaacaaacgTAAAGCTTTTATTTGAGGGAtacatttgcaaaattcACAATGAAGATTCACCTGCTCATGAAATATGTCACGAATCAAACCCGGAAATGTCTTCAGAGAATGGCATTAGTTCCAGGGTAATTGAATTAGCCAGTCAGTTTATAGACACTGAAGAATTTGCAATAAGCATGTACAATAGTTCACTTCCAACTACAGGATCAAGTTTAGATTCTTCCCAAAATACATCTACGAACATCAGTTTTTCAGGCTCTAAAAAGGATGTTACTACAGCCCCTAGTCTTGAAGATACGAGACAAACTTCTCTTAGCATATCTGGGCACACATTTTCAAATCGTACGGCCCCTCCTGTTACACCTAATCCCAGCACCGAATGCATAACAATAGATGATACGCCTGTTGTATATGATCTTACAGGAGAAAATGACTCACAACTTACCTACATTCATGCTAACAATTTGGCAATGGAAAGTAGGGAACCATCaaataacaaaaattttaaaacttATTTTCCAGAGGAttcaaaatatcaaaagttCAGTTTCgtttcatttttaaatagACGTCCTCACGCTGCAACAGATAACAAATCATTTCTTGAGTTCTCTAAAGAGAGGCTCGCAACATTCACAAGTGGAATTGGTATATCAATAAGAAATTTTTGCAACGTGTTGAGAGAATCAACCGGAATTTTGAATAATAAACCAGACCTTAAGCTACGAGTAGGCGACATAACATGTGAGtataaatttggatttttaaATCATTCTACGCCTTTATATGCATACCCTGAAAACTCTCTAATGAACAGAGTACTTTCTGATCTCGTAAATAGGGTATTCAGGACAACGTTTGGCAGTAAATTTTGGCTTGGAATATTTGACGACTGCATTAGTTCGTttttttgcattttttccCTAGAGACATTTATTCCATTTGTAACTCTACCGAGCACTATGGACAATTTAACTATATCTCAAAAACTAAACTCAATTGAGGGGTTTTTTCTACTAGAAGATTTTAACATTGAAGTAAGCCTTAACAGTGTGAATACACAATATTCAGGACACAAATATCATTGTATTGCGAGGATAtactccaaatttaccaAGTAGCACATTCAACAGTCTTTCAAAGGTGATAACCGAAAATTTTAAGCACCTTCAATATCACATGGATTTttaataatgcagtataaaTTCATTTATGCAAATATATATTCTAGGaataaatttacaaaagGGAACTAGCGGAATTTCCTCCCTTTAACAACTTGTATGCCTTGCGAAATTCTGAGATGATCCTACTGCGTTCATGTACTGCGATATTTGCTACATCTATCCCAACCTCGAATGGATTATCTACATGTAAAAATGGTTCATTCGATGGattctttttaaaatcattgAATAAATCGTCGAAGACGCTAAAATCTACACTCCTTATACAAATCGGTTTCtttgaagaatggagatgaaaccaaccaaaatatttgaaaaactGCATGAGTAGTTCCCTGGATGAAAGTGTGTTCTCTGGACCGTTGTTACGTAAATATCGTAGTTCTGCTTCTATCTTTTTAGTATCTGTAGTAAATCTGCAGTCAAAACCAGAGACGAAATTAGGAATCTCATTAGTAGAAAATGCTAGGTCTTGTAGAGAGGGAAGTATTGGAGGACTAcaattttgcaaaaaatgTATAACCATTAGAGATATTGCAAAAGATCCCATAGTTCCCTTTGATCtatcatttaaatttttgtttCTAGCCcacattttcaaaaatataatcAAACTGCGAACTCTTATGTCTATTGATACATATACTCCTATAAGTGAGCTATTCACAACAGCGAGATTGTTATTTATAGCAATGTCAATTGATGCTCCATCGTATGCGTCAAGTGCGAATTCAGAATAGTTATGAGGCAAATCTAAAGATTTACCACCAGTATGCTTCCAGTGCACGATTGGTATTTTTGCATTGAATATTTGTTCAAATTTTCTCGTTGGAGCAAGTGGAGAAAGTACCTTTACAATACATCTTAAATTACGGATTTTTGCCGAACGTGAATTGACATTTGGTATTTGTACACATAAATCCAAATCGCTTCCATGGGTCCATAGCCCAGTTATAGCGCTGCCAAATACTGCAACAGAGCATCTATCATTCACTCTTTCGCGTAAATATGGCTCCAGGTAATTTTTTATACATTCATTCTTGGCTGTCAAGTCGTTTATAGTAAACTTTGGTTTTGTCAAAGCTTCCAAGTCATCACCATCCTCTGTGTAATGCTCCTTCTTTTGCGATAGAACTGAGTTTATATGATTAAAAGAACTACTTCTAATGTTGTGGTAGTTCAAATCTTCTGTTGTTAGTGGATATAAGGACTCATCCTCGTCGTCAAAAATGTCCGCAGATGTATAATCTTCTACCCTTTGGTGAGTAATGCTAGAGCTACTTCCTTGCGGAGTGGAATAACAAGCTCGGAATATTCTACTTCTATTATGAAAATAACCCGAGAGCCTTGCAGAAGCCGTATTACCTACATACTTTAGGTGCCGTGTGCAAAAAGAGAATCCCATTGGTGCGCTCTTCCGTAGTCTACAAAATCCATAAGAAGTATAATCCAAAATAATAGTCACGATGGACTATGTTATGGATATATAAGCGAGCGTACTCGTACgaaaatgtgtagaattCATGTCTAACATGTACTGGCTCTTTGTGATATTCTTAGAGGCCTTTGCATTCCTATACTCGAAACTCAGGATGTGTAAGACATTTTTCAGTGGCAAACAAACTATCGTATCCCAGAGGATTGTATATACTCTTCTTTCGGATCCCCACTACGTCTGGACTCTGGATTCCTCTCCAAACTCCTAATAATTAACAAAAGGTCTGAAATTTAAACCTATAGTACTGTTACAGGAGACTTGCGATAAATTTTGTCATTAAAATCCTAGGGAGCTCCGTAAAGCCGTATCAAAGCCGTCAGGAGCAATCATACTACTGCCATAGGAATAAACGCCTCGATACTAAGTCCTTCGTGGATATACCGGGATCATATTTAAACCAAGATGATACTTTCCACactaaggaagaatgacctagTTAACAGGGCCACTCGTTCCATGAAGGCGTCTTTCAGCCAACATCGCTACGTAAGCAAGGATATAAAGCATGGAACTGACTGCAGACAAGGCCTCCTTGCTGGGTGTAACCAGCTGGTAGACGCAGTGAGTGTCACCTTGGGACCAAAGGGAAGAAACGTGATCATCGCATCTCCGTTCGGTCCTCCAAAGATAACAAAAGATGGTGTTACTGTTGCAAAGTCCATTGAATTGTCCGATAAGTTGGCAAATATGGGTGCACAATTGATCAAACAGGTCTCTTCGAACACAAATGACAAGGCTGGAGATGGAACAACAACCGCTGCAGTACTTGCTAGAGCCATATTTCAGCGTGGATGTAAACTTGTGGACTCTGGAATGAATCCCATGGATCTTCTTAGAGGTACGTTAACGTATGTGAAGGTCACAGTCATTCATACATAACTGAATCTAACATTTTATTTAGGAATAAATTTGGCCGTTGACAAGGTAACATCATTCCTAGACACTTTAAAGAAGGAGGTTACAacagatgaagaaattttaaatgtagcGACAATCTCCGCAAATGGAGATAAGGTAGTTGGTAAACTTATTACCGATGCCATGGGAAAAGTTGGAAAGGAAGGAACTATAACTGTCGTAGAAGGAAAAACCTTGAATCATGAGTTGGAACTTGTAGAAGGAATCAAATGGGATAAGGGCTACATCTCACCTCATTTCGTTACAAATGTGAAAGATATGAAGGTGGAGTTGGACCGTCCATATGTCCTCCTCTGCAACGAAAAAGTTTCCAATGTCAAAACAATTTTGCCAATTTTGGAACACGTGCTCCAACAACAAGCTCCACTTCTGCTTGTAGCCGAAGATGTCGATGGAGAAGCTCTCGCTGTATTGATAGTGAACAAACTTCGTCTCGGTATTAAAGTTTGCGCTGTGAAGGCTCCAGGTTTTGGAGAACACAGAAAGGCAACACTCTTGGATATAGCCGAAATGACTGGTGCTACCGCAGTTGGTGATGATAGCTCATTCTCCGGACAATCTGACAATAACTACGTCTCGTTTTTGGGAAGAGCAAAGAGTGCAACAATTACAAAGGACCACACTATCATTGTTGAAGGTATGGGCGATAAGGCTAGGATCGAGGAAAGATGTGAAGGAATTAGAGCACTGATCAAAAACTGCGATTCAGAGTACGAAAAGGATAAGCTTAAGGAGAGACTTGCCAGATTAACTGGGGGAGTTGCAATTATTAGAGTTGGAGGAGCTAGTGAAGTGGAGGTTAACGAAATAAAGGATCGTGTAGAAGATGCATTGTGCGCAACAAAGGCTGCTGTTGAGGGTGGAATTGTTCCTGGTGGTGGAAGCGCACTTTTGTATGCATCAAAAGTGTTGGAAGGCCTCAAGACCGAAAACTACGACCAAAAGGTCGGAGTAGACATTGTAAAGGAAGCTATCCAAGCTCCAGTAAAGCAGATTGCTACCAACGCTGGATATGAAGGAGCTGTAATTGCAGAGAATTTACTCAAGGCTGGAGACCATCTCCAGGGCTTTAACGCGCAAACTGGAAAGTACTGCAATATGTTTGATGAGGGTTcgttttattcttttccaCACGTTTATTTAGGAATCTTGGATCCAACAAAGGTCGTAAAAACCGCCTTGACCGATGCTGCCTCCGTAGCATCTCTCATGACGACCTCAGAGGTCGCAATATTCGACGCTAAAACTGATAAACCAGAGGAACCCGCGCCAAATCAGCCTCTATACTAAAAATTGTTGTTTTATAGTTGTATCTATCTTGCTACAACAAGTTACTGTTACCATAGACTGCTTAAAGGATGTGTCTTGTAATATTAGCGAGTAGTGTCCCTGTAAAGGGTACGTGGATCTCGGTACGTCATTTACTAGGATTCATTTGGAATCCGTGAATCTTTTCTCGCTTACGGAGAAAAATTTCATTCTCAATATCATTCTTTTGGATTTATTGAATTAATAAATGAGAATTTTTCTGTGTAGTGAGTCTTTCGGTAAATCGACCCGCCGCGGTCTGTGATGATGTACATGATCTATGTGGCAGTCCTAATAGCAGAGAATTTTCTTTGGCAGCCTAAATTTCTTAGGGTGTATCATGTAGTTTTGTAAAGCCCAGAGGGGCGTATGATGTATAAATGGTTTTTGTACCTATCGCACATTTTAACTAAGTTTTGTGTTATCTTGCCATAAAGATGGGATTTAACGTTTCGGGCCTCAGGAGG
This region of Theileria equi strain WA chromosome 1, complete sequence genomic DNA includes:
- a CDS encoding hypothetical protein (encoded by transcript BEWA_027980A), encoding MEDANGEGKHTNRLDKKDLFINLCKGNATIVIDCEFEQYASEKEAKSLANQIMQSYGANKRADKPFNLIICGIEEGGHLDDALGRISGTENWLCQLTYESIESLLDKEGPCEEGKESICGRELTYLSADATDVLESVDSNNVYVIGGIVDRNRLNGITYNKAKHLGYSCKRLPIKEHIKLNSSHVLSVTACINILLHFYKNNDWKLALQESIPKRKLLDS
- a CDS encoding methionine aminopeptidase, putative (encoded by transcript BEWA_027990A) produces the protein MDTEKRCSGCDNVTTSTLSCPVCKGKGQISIFCSQECFNTSWKQHSKNHSSDGDAKLKGDSSDDPHLKRFRGYRFTGDLRPWPITPIKRVPKHISKPDYAINGIPYSENDVKSSNHIKEYDQKTIKKIRRACTLGRKALDLANSMIKPGVTADEIDNAVHEFIVSHSGYPSPLNYYGFPKSCCTSVNEVVCHGIPDLRPLKEGDIVNVDISVYLNGAHGDLNETFFVGEVDEDSVRLTKGTYTSLMKAIERCKPGMYYREIGNIINDVADKFNLSVVRSYCGHGIGTEFHSLPNVPHYRKNKAIGILKPNQVFTIEPMLNLGGYKDTKWPDDWTVVTVDGKRSAQFEHTLLVTQTGVEILTKRLESSPPLGFDIDL
- a CDS encoding hypothetical protein (encoded by transcript BEWA_027970A), with the translated sequence MVGNKTELTQMVKENVMNLLLEKEHELDEMIHDYSVMENKLAKERDEETLEDLRAARLRQLQELHSKRQEYLRKGHGNLTEIHSDKGFFEACRGTDSVVVHFYRPTTARCGYLDSHLIKVAESHFDTKFIKVNVEKTPFICERFKIWCLPTLMIIKNGKTDHSIIGFDEFGGDGFSTETLIKVLEKHGIKSPK
- a CDS encoding hypothetical protein (encoded by transcript BEWA_028010A), which translates into the protein MGFSFCTRHLKYVGNTASARLSGYFHNRSRIFRACYSTPQGSSSSITHQRVEDYTSADIFDDEDESLYPLTTEDLNYHNIRSSSFNHINSVLSQKKEHYTEDGDDLEALTKPKFTINDLTAKNECIKNYLEPYLRERVNDRCSVAVFGSAITGLWTHGSDLDLCVQIPNVNSRSAKIRNLRCIVKVLSPLAPTRKFEQIFNAKIPIVHWKHTGGKSLDLPHNYSEFALDAYDGASIDIAINNNLAVVNSSLIGVYVSIDIRVRSLIIFLKMWARNKNLNDRSKGTMGSFAISLMVIHFLQNCSPPILPSLQDLAFSTNEIPNFVSGFDCRFTTDTKKIEAELRYLRNNGPENTLSSRELLMQFFKYFGWFHLHSSKKPICIRSVDFSVFDDLFNDFKKNPSNEPFLHVDNPFEVGIDVANIAVHERSRIISEFRKAYKLLKGGNSASSLL
- a CDS encoding heat shock protein 60, putative (encoded by transcript BEWA_028020A); this encodes MILSTLRKNDLVNRATRSMKASFSQHRYVSKDIKHGTDCRQGLLAGCNQLVDAVSVTLGPKGRNVIIASPFGPPKITKDGVTVAKSIELSDKLANMGAQLIKQVSSNTNDKAGDGTTTAAVLARAIFQRGCKLVDSGMNPMDLLRGINLAVDKVTSFLDTLKKEVTTDEEILNVATISANGDKVVGKLITDAMGKVGKEGTITVVEGKTLNHELELVEGIKWDKGYISPHFVTNVKDMKVELDRPYVLLCNEKVSNVKTILPILEHVLQQQAPLLLVAEDVDGEALAVLIVNKLRLGIKVCAVKAPGFGEHRKATLLDIAEMTGATAVGDDSSFSGQSDNNYVSFLGRAKSATITKDHTIIVEGMGDKARIEERCEGIRALIKNCDSEYEKDKLKERLARLTGGVAIIRVGGASEVEVNEIKDRVEDALCATKAAVEGGIVPGGGSALLYASKVLEGLKTENYDQKVGVDIVKEAIQAPVKQIATNAGYEGAVIAENLLKAGDHLQGFNAQTGKYCNMFDEGILDPTKVVKTALTDAASVASLMTTSEVAIFDAKTDKPEEPAPNQPLY
- a CDS encoding hypothetical protein (encoded by transcript BEWA_027960A); the encoded protein is METMDVDFSSRTENDDTTQTMATLLLKGWTMLSETCRQCRDVPLMRSKTGQTRCCRCQNEASDEITQNIADLCNVSTECPKGRYTHSYNSYAEIPLDSSELMKIHNRNEIPEIKSVKPISMASNHSSDFRTRQLNLLDVQLNKALKRYTAMLSVANNNDSGDIESEVSLLKGIESVLNVMDTLKRLV
- a CDS encoding hypothetical protein (encoded by transcript BEWA_028000A), with translation MQQNGLPRAHNPYENSSELLEHKTNLFNSIIRQNWLYGVDYADIRGLCKDSVTIYQVIDFRDISKPSHRSEDDSDDEDQGDDNTKTTYAPKYHKANRMLKITLFDGVSYHTAFEYEPIAALDVFNVTGNNHNSVRCCGKIALYNSPVFRRNAYWLNKTNVKLLFEGYICKIHNEDSPAHEICHESNPEMSSENGISSRVIELASQFIDTEEFAISMYNSSLPTTGSSLDSSQNTSTNISFSGSKKDVTTAPSLEDTRQTSLSISGHTFSNRTAPPVTPNPSTECITIDDTPVVYDLTGENDSQLTYIHANNLAMESREPSNNKNFKTYFPEDSKYQKFSFVSFLNRRPHAATDNKSFLEFSKERLATFTSGIGISIRNFCNVLRESTGILNNKPDLKLRVGDITCEYKFGFLNHSTPLYAYPENSLMNRVLSDLVNRVFRTTFGSKFWLGIFDDCISSFFCIFSLETFIPFVTLPSTMDNLTISQKLNSIEGFFLLEDFNIEDTNIIVLRGYTPNLPSSTFNSLSKVITENFKHLQYHMDF